One window from the genome of Papilio machaon chromosome 6, ilPapMach1.1, whole genome shotgun sequence encodes:
- the LOC106714742 gene encoding poly [ADP-ribose] polymerase, protein MTDLPYSVEYAKSSRASCKLCKNTIDQGTLRIALMVQSPFFDGKQPNWHHLDCLFSKKPPTAISEIANFNKIKHEDQEAIKKKISGEDKGTKRGKNKKNGAMPYTVEYSKSSRATCRHCDIKICKDEIRVAKIDYDPKYGDHPLWHHVKCFAEKKVELNFLGGGEELPGFKSLKKEDQNIVKQEIRSSEGDEVPIKKIKKEPKEEEDVKAEAELKKQLVKQSKLYDKSKDALSQFTKNELHELLQANDQDVLTGRDECLNHLADCMAFGVPEPCPECKQGQLVLDTFYYKCTGDMNEWTKCMYKSKDPKKKKMVVPPEYKKHSAFAKYKPKVTTRIFESEPPPPPTIVKKEEPMDISKPKPIAPLKNLQFFLLGKFKSSKEEVKNRILKLGGLVVSKITDTTAAAVSSKNEVKKMSAKMEELREKDIEVVEETFLDLIDPKEGTILDTLRLIRENNIADWGTDPSKRIPQDVLDGKSIQKSGSQYVKSKSGITKLKVKGGTAVDPDSGLEDVAHVYKDGDGTKYTIVLSKTDVVEQKNSYYKLQVLEADNKKKYWLFRSWGRIGTPIGGNKVENCSSLLDAINKFEGLYMERTQNPWDARDHFMKMPGAYFPIDMDYGDEQTSAALVVDTVKCKLPVPVQKLIMHIFDINIMKQTLMEFELDTDKMPLGKLSKKQIKSGYNVLSELLKYLNEGKANENKIVDATNRFYTLVPHNFGTDNPPLLNNAEAIKSKTEMLDNLLEIEIAYNLLKSEDDDDKSVSPIETHYIKLKTEISPLDVKSPEYELILEYMRNTHAETHSSYTLDIESAFKVIRDGEEKRFKPFKKLHNRRLLWHGSRVTNFAGILSQGLRIAPPEAPVTGYMFGKGIYFADMVSKSANYCCTNKANPLGIIMLCEVALGDMKKCHQAEYITKLPSGKHATWGVGRTQPDPARARTLPDGTLVPLGPPVSAEQNTALLYNEFIVYDVAQVKAKYVLQVKFNYKF, encoded by the exons atgacggATTTACCGTACAGTGTTGAATACGCCAAATCTTCTAGAGCGTCGTGCAAATTATGTAAGAATACAATAGATCAGGGAACATTACGAATTGCTTTGATGGTGCAG TCTCCATTTTTTGATGGCAAACAACCTAATTGGCACCATTTGGactgtttattttcaaagaaacCCCCTACAGCTATAAGTGAGATTGCTAACTttaacaaaatcaaacatGAAGATCAAGAAGCaatcaagaaaaaaattagtg GTGAAGACAAGGGTACTAAAAGAggcaaaaacaaaaagaatggAGCCATGCCATATACTGTAGAATATTCTAAATCAAGTAGAGCTACTTGTAGACActgtgatattaaaatatgtaag GATGAAATCAGAGTTGCCAAAATTGATTATGATCCAAAGTATGGGGATCATCCGTTGTGGCACCATGTTAAATGTTTTGCAGAAAAAAaggttgaattaaattttcttggaGGTGGAGAAGAACTGCCAGGTTTTAAATCACTCAAAAAAGAGGatcaaaatattgttaaacaaGAAATCag GAGTTCTGAAGGTGATGAGGTGCCCAtaaagaagataaaaaaagaacccaaagaagaagaagatgtGAAAGCAGAAGCTGAGCTTAAAAAGCAGCTTGTGAAACAGAGCAAGCTATATGACAAGTCAAAAGACGCTTTGAGTCAATTTACTAAGAATGAGCTGCATGAACTTCTACAAGCTAATGATCAAGATGTACTCACAGGACGTGATGAG TGCCTGAATCATTTAGCCGACTGCATGGCATTTGGTGTACCTGAGCCTTGTCCTGAATGCAAGCAGGGCCAATTAGTACTCGACACTTTCTACTACAAATGTACAG gAGACATGAACGAATGGACGAAATGCATGTACAAATCGAAGGAtccaaagaaaaagaaaatggtGGTGCCACcagaatacaaaaaacattccGCTTTCGCAAAATACAAACCTAAAGTGACAACACGTATATTTGAAAGTGAACCTCCACCTCCTCCTACGATAGTTAAAAAGGAAGAGCCAATGGA CATTTCGAAACCAAAACCAATTGCTCCTTTAAAGAATCTACAATTTTTCTTGTTGGGTAAATTCAAATCATCAAAAGAAGAAGTCAAGAACCGTATACTGAAGCTTGGAGGTCTCGTTGTATCCAAGATAACGGACACCACGGCGGCTGCTGTGTCCTCTAAAAATGAAGTAAAGAAAATGTCCGCCAAAATGGAGGAACTACGTGAAAAAGATATTGAG GTAGTTGAAGAAACATTCCTTGATTTGATTGACCCTAAAGAAGGTACAATCTTGGACACCCTAAGACTGataagagaaaataatatCGCTGATTGGGGAACTGAC CCAAGTAAGCGGATACCGCAAGATGTACTAGATGGAAAGTCAATACAAAAATCGGGAAGTCAATATGTTAAGTCCAAATCTGGAATCACTAAACTGAAAGTCAAAG GCGGTACCGCTGTTGATCCTGACTCAGGCTTGGAAGACGTAGCCCATGTGTACAAAGATGGTGACGGCACTAAATACACCATTGTACTCAGCAAGACTGATGTTGTTGAACAGAAGAACTCATACTATAAATTACAAGTCCTTGAAGCtgataataagaaaaa GTATTGGCTATTCAGGTCATGGGGTAGAATCGGTACACCCATTGGTGGGAACAAGGTGGAAAATTGTTCTTCACTCTTGGACGCTATTAACAAATTTGAAGGACTGTATATGGAAAGAACACAAAACCCTTGGGATGCTAGAGATCATTTTATGAAg ATGCCTGGTGCATACTTCCCCATCGACATGGACTATGGAGATGAGCAAACTTCAGCTGCGCTTGTAGTTGACACTGTGAAATGCAAGTTACCCGTCCCTGTGCAAAAACTTATCATGCacatatttgatattaacatCATGAAGCAGACTCTTATGGAATTTGAA CTTGATACAGACAAAATGCCTTTAGGAAAACTATCGAAGAAACAAATCAAATCTGGATATAATGTATTATCCGAGCTGCTGAAGTATCTCAATGAGGGTAAAgctaatgaaaataaaattgtggaCGCAACCAACAG gtTCTATACATTAGTGCCTCACAACTTCGGCACTGACAATCCACCATTGTTGAACAACGCTGAAGCTATTAAGTCTAAAACTGAAATGTTGGATAATCTCCTAGAAATTGAAATCGCTTACAATTTACTCAAGAGTg agGATGATGATGACAAATCAGTAAGTCCAATAGAAACAcactacataaaattaaagactGAAATCTCTCCACTGGATGTCAAATCACCTGAGTATGAGCTCATTTTGGAATACATGAGGAATACACATGCAGAAACACATTCCTCATACACCTTGGATATTGAGTCT GCATTCAAAGTAATTCGCGATGGTGAAGAGAAACGCTTCAAGCCATTCAAGAAGCTCCACAACCGAAGGCTCCTGTGGCACGGCTCTCGTGTCACCAACTTTGCCGGAATTCTATCACAGG GTCTCCGCATAGCTCCGCCCGAGGCGCCGGTGACGGGCTATATGTTCGGCAAAGGTATTTACTTCGCGGACATGGTGTCCAAGTCCGCGAACTACTGCTGCACCAACAAAGCTAATCCTCTTGGTATTATTATGCTTTGTGAAGTCGCACTCGGTGATAT GAAGAAGTGTCACCAGGCGGAGTACATAACGAAGTTGCCGAGTGGCAAACACGCGACGTGGGGTGTGGGACGTACCCAGCCAGACCCGGCGCGCGCTCGCACTCTGCCTGACGGTACTCTCGTCCCGCTCGGCCCGCCTGTGTCCGCTGAACAGAACACTGCGCTGCTCTATAACGa GTTCATTGTGTACGACGTGGCTCAAGTCAAAGCCAAGTATGTGCTGCAGGTTAAGTTCAACTACAAGTTCTAG